The following DNA comes from Winogradskyella sp. PG-2.
TTGACCAAAAATAATCTCTTGTGCTAATTCCTGTATTTCATTCTGACCCAGACCTAACAGACGTTCCGCTGCATTTTGCATAATTCCTGGTTCTGTAGAAATACCAATAGTAAATCGAGAAGGCACATTCACACGAATATTCTGTTTAGATAGTGCATTTACAAGATTAACTTCGATAGATATTGGGGTTAAATCCAAGAATTCATAATCTTGAATTACAGGCATTATGAATGCCGCACCACCATGAATACATTTAGCAGATTGTCCGCCTCCAACTTTTCCGTAGACCACTAATATGCGATCGGAAGGACATCGTTTGTAACGCTTAATTAAAATAATTAAGGTTAGTACAATAAATAGGGCTACGAATATTAACAGCATTGGTCCTCCAATACCTTCCATGATATTCTCTTGTATGGCAAGTAATTTCATATTGTGTTTTTTTAGGGTTAGTATTTAGTTTTTTACTTTTAATTATTGTCTAATAAACGATTTTCACCTTCCTGTAATTGTTTCTTTTCGGATTGAGAAGGCTCTATAGGTTTACGTGTTTGGTCCACGATAAGAATACCGTTAGATGTCACATCGACTACTTTTATAATGGTTCCGGATTTTAGTTCTGTCAATGAATCAGTAAGTGCATCTAACTCTCGCATAGTTCCTTGTACACTAACTGTAACTTTACCCATTTTAGAACGATCACCACCAATAGTTAAATAGACTTCACCAACAGCATCAATGGCATTTTTATAATTAAGTGTTCCACTATCTGTAAGTTTACTGATAAAGTAGAATAGCGTTGCCATAATCACCATCATTAATAATCCAGAAATAATAGATATAATAATTGTTATAGGTGTCGATAGTCCTACGTCAATACAAGCGATACCACTCCACCCGAAAATGGTAAAAAAGCCAACTAAGTTTTTAAAGGTTATAAATTGAAATCCTGCTCCATCAGTATCTAAGTCTGAATCTATGTCATCTAGACCGTCAGCATCTCCCCCTGTAAATGCCATAATCATAACTATTGAAAAAATCAACGAACCAATAATAGCAATTAACCAATATACTTTAGGTAAAACTTCTAAGTTTGAAAACCAGTCTAACATAATTTATAGAATAAAGGGTTAAACAATAAATATACATTCATTTATTAAGATAATTCAACCTTATTTTGAAAGTATAACAGACACTGCATTACCACCAAAGCCGACGGCATTAATCATAATTTTTGAAATCTTTTTTGGATGCGATTGCTCCAAATATGGAATGTCAATAAATATTTGATGGTTAAGCATAAGTATTGCCATTTCTATACTCAGTAATCCGGAAGCTCCTAAGCTATGACCTACTTGTATTTTATTAGTAGTCAATGAAGGAATTTTGTTACAAAAAATCTTATTTATTGCATTAAATTCTGCCAAGTCCCCTTTAATCGTGCCTGGGGTGTGTGTTACTATAATATCTATTTCATCTGGGTTTATGTTACCTAAAGCCATTGACATAGATCTTTGAAAGCAATCGGCATTAGTAGACAATGAAGCATTATGTTCTAAGAGTTCTGTTCCATAACCAATACCTTCAATATAAGCTAAAGCATTTTTAGATTCCCCAAGTTCTAAACAAGCCGATGCTGCAGCTTCACTTAAAATCATAGTGTTTTCTGTCTTATTAAAATCTAATGCTCTACAAGGAAATTCATCATTTTTTCTAGCATAGATTTTCAAAGCTTGCATTTGAGCAATTGTAAAAGGAGTTAATGGTGCTTCGCTACCACCAACTAAAAATTTATCACACATACCAGAATGTAACCAAGCGACTCCATTAAGCATGGCATGTAATGCGGTAGAACAGGTTATGGAATGTGAAATTTCAGGACCTTTAGTTTGTAAATCGTGAGCAATCCATGATGAGATATTACCAAGAGTTGTTGTTGGTGAACTTAAAGTTTCAGCCTTAGATTTATCTAAAAAGCTTTCAAAGTATTTTTCAAAAAGACCAGTTGCTCCTCTTGAAGAGCCAATATTAATTCCGAAATTATCAGATGATTTCCAACCGGCTTGTTTTACGGCTTCTCGTGCAGAAAAAATTCCGAATAAAACAGAATCATCGAGTTGTTTGTATTTGGTATTTGCTCGCCTTAGTTTTTCAATTTCTTGCTTAGCTTCATGAGATAATTCAGCTATAAATATATTTTCTTTTTTACTAAAAAAATGAGATTTAGATGTGTAGTTCTTCCATACAGTTTCTTTAGAAAAACCTAAAGGAGAAATGGATGTTATGGCAGTTATGGAAATGGGCTGATTCAATAGAAATTGTATTTAAAACAAAAGTAAGATTTAAACCCTAGTCTAAAAATCTACACTTACAATTTATTTTCAATTTGTAACATAACTTTGATTTAGTTGACTTACATTTAGTAATCAATTAAAATATCATGGAAGAATATAAAAAAAAGAGTTGGTTTGCTCGTAATTGGGGTTGGGTACTTGGCGGGGGTTGTTTGTCGTTAATTATTATAGTAGTTCTAGCTGTAGGAGGTGTAATTTATAAAGTTGCAGATTCTGTGCAGGGATCGGAACCCTATACACATGCATTAGCTAAAACTATAGAAAATGAAAAAGTTATTAGTTTTTTAGGCGAACCAATTGAAACTAATGGTATGGGAAATACAAGTTTTAGTTATAAAAATGGATCTAGTACAGCACAATTAACGATACCAATAAAAGGTCCTAAGGACGAAGGTAATATTGTTGTTGATGCAGAAAAGATTAATGACGAATGGGCTTATAATTTACTTTATGTAAAAATTGATGGGGAAACGGAGCGGATTAATTTATTAGAGGCAGATATTGAGGAATGATTAGACAAGCGTTAATGCCTCTTCTATCACGCAATACACTTTTTGTAGTTCTTTTTTAGAAATAATATAAGGGACTTGTATATAAATTGTATTTCCAAGAGGCCTTAGAAACACACCTCTATCCATAAAGAATTTTAACAGTTTATCACGTAAATCTCCATAACGCTCCATTTTGGTGTTGAGGTCTAAAGCAAAAATGACACCTATTTGTCGTGTAGATTTCACCTTAGGATGTGCTTTTATACGCTCATTAAATTCTTGTTGAGAACGAATTATCTCCTTTATATTGTTCTGAATCTCATTGGATTGTAATAATTCAATTGCCGCAAGTGCTGTTGCACATGCTATGGGATTACCTGAATACGTATGACAATGAAAGAAACCTTTTGCCATCTCATCGCTCAAAAAAGCATCATAAATATCTTGAGTGCACGAGGTTATTGCCATTGGGAGTAAACCAGCTGTTAAGGCTTTACTTAAACATATAATATCTGGTTTTGTATCTATATAATCTGAAGCAAAGTTTTTACCCGTTTTACCAAAACCAGTCATTACTTCATCAGCAATGGTTAGTATATTATTTGCTCTACAAAACTTGAGAATTTCATTTAAGCCATTAGCATCATGAATTTTCATACCTGCTGCTCCTTGTACTATAGGTTCGTAAATAAATCCTGCTATGTCGTATTTTGAGGTAAAACTTTGTAATTGGTTAAGAATCTCTTGATGGTTTGTTCCATCTGGTGTCGGAATTCGTTTTACATCAATCAGAAACTCTTCAAAAGGACCATTATAAACTGATAAGCCAGAAACACTCATGGCTCCAAATGTATCTCCATGAAATCCATTTTCAAATGCGATAAACATGGATCGCTTTTCCCCTTTATTAAAATAATATTGCAAAGCCATTTTTATACCTGCTTCAACTGCTGTAGAGCCATTATCATTAAAGAAGATTTTATTCTGACCTTGTGGTAATATTTTAATAAGTTCTTCGGATAGTTTTACAGCAGGCTCGTGCGTAAAATCACTAAACATAACTTGGTCTAATTGCTGCATCTGTCTATAGGTCTTTTCAATAATATAATCATTGCAGTGCCCAAACATGCAGGTATACCAAGATGAAATCGCATCGATATAGTCATTACCATCTTCATCGGTTAGAATACAACCTTTTGCTTTTATAATTGCTATACTTTCTGGTTGAATCTGATGTTGCTTTAGCGGATGCCAGAGGTGTTTTTTATCACGTTCTTTTAAACTCATAGTCTCTCTTTAAACCTTTCAGCATATTCCTTAATTACATTCTTATCAAAGTAAGGCTCATCATTTATTCTACCGATGACTTTTACACCAGTCATTTTTTTAATAATAGATTCGGTTGATTTATGCT
Coding sequences within:
- a CDS encoding beta-ketoacyl synthase N-terminal-like domain-containing protein; its protein translation is MNQPISITAITSISPLGFSKETVWKNYTSKSHFFSKKENIFIAELSHEAKQEIEKLRRANTKYKQLDDSVLFGIFSAREAVKQAGWKSSDNFGINIGSSRGATGLFEKYFESFLDKSKAETLSSPTTTLGNISSWIAHDLQTKGPEISHSITCSTALHAMLNGVAWLHSGMCDKFLVGGSEAPLTPFTIAQMQALKIYARKNDEFPCRALDFNKTENTMILSEAAASACLELGESKNALAYIEGIGYGTELLEHNASLSTNADCFQRSMSMALGNINPDEIDIIVTHTPGTIKGDLAEFNAINKIFCNKIPSLTTNKIQVGHSLGASGLLSIEMAILMLNHQIFIDIPYLEQSHPKKISKIMINAVGFGGNAVSVILSK
- a CDS encoding cytochrome c oxidase assembly factor Coa1 family protein produces the protein MEEYKKKSWFARNWGWVLGGGCLSLIIIVVLAVGGVIYKVADSVQGSEPYTHALAKTIENEKVISFLGEPIETNGMGNTSFSYKNGSSTAQLTIPIKGPKDEGNIVVDAEKINDEWAYNLLYVKIDGETERINLLEADIEE
- the bioA gene encoding adenosylmethionine--8-amino-7-oxononanoate transaminase, giving the protein MSLKERDKKHLWHPLKQHQIQPESIAIIKAKGCILTDEDGNDYIDAISSWYTCMFGHCNDYIIEKTYRQMQQLDQVMFSDFTHEPAVKLSEELIKILPQGQNKIFFNDNGSTAVEAGIKMALQYYFNKGEKRSMFIAFENGFHGDTFGAMSVSGLSVYNGPFEEFLIDVKRIPTPDGTNHQEILNQLQSFTSKYDIAGFIYEPIVQGAAGMKIHDANGLNEILKFCRANNILTIADEVMTGFGKTGKNFASDYIDTKPDIICLSKALTAGLLPMAITSCTQDIYDAFLSDEMAKGFFHCHTYSGNPIACATALAAIELLQSNEIQNNIKEIIRSQQEFNERIKAHPKVKSTRQIGVIFALDLNTKMERYGDLRDKLLKFFMDRGVFLRPLGNTIYIQVPYIISKKELQKVYCVIEEALTLV